One segment of Streptosporangium brasiliense DNA contains the following:
- a CDS encoding 4-(cytidine 5'-diphospho)-2-C-methyl-D-erythritol kinase — protein sequence MNSVTVRVPAKVNLQLAVGPLRDDGYHDLVNVFHAVSIFDEVTATAETGMSVRVEGESADQVPEDDDNLAIQAALALARHAGRSYGVNLVIRKAIPVAGGMAGGSADAAAALVACNELWGLGLPIEDLLEIAADLGSDVPFALLGGTAVGTGRGERLTPLEVGGTFHWVFALADGGLSTARVYAECDRLREATGEKVAWPQAADPLLAALRRGDAKALGAELANDLQPAAVMLRRSLARTLEAGREHGALGDLVSGSGPTCAFLADSEAHAEQLALSLRAAGVARDVITAYGPVPGPTVV from the coding sequence ATGAACTCCGTGACCGTCCGTGTGCCCGCCAAGGTCAACCTGCAGTTGGCGGTCGGGCCGCTGCGCGACGACGGCTACCACGACCTGGTGAACGTCTTCCACGCCGTCTCGATCTTCGACGAGGTGACGGCCACGGCGGAGACCGGGATGAGCGTCCGGGTCGAGGGCGAGTCCGCCGACCAGGTGCCCGAGGACGACGACAACCTCGCCATCCAGGCCGCCCTCGCGCTGGCCAGGCACGCGGGCCGCTCCTACGGGGTGAACCTGGTCATCCGCAAGGCGATCCCGGTGGCGGGCGGCATGGCCGGCGGCAGCGCCGACGCCGCCGCCGCGCTGGTCGCCTGCAACGAGCTGTGGGGCCTGGGCCTGCCGATCGAGGACCTCCTGGAGATCGCCGCCGACCTCGGCAGCGACGTCCCGTTCGCGCTGCTCGGCGGGACGGCCGTCGGCACCGGCAGGGGAGAGCGGCTCACCCCGCTGGAGGTCGGGGGCACCTTCCACTGGGTGTTCGCCCTGGCCGACGGCGGCCTGTCCACGGCCAGGGTCTACGCCGAGTGCGATCGCCTGCGCGAGGCGACCGGTGAGAAGGTCGCCTGGCCCCAGGCCGCCGACCCGCTGCTGGCCGCGCTCCGCCGGGGCGACGCCAAGGCCCTCGGCGCCGAGCTGGCCAACGACCTGCAGCCCGCCGCCGTGATGCTCCGCCGATCGCTGGCCCGCACCCTGGAGGCCGGCCGCGAGCACGGCGCCCTCGGCGACCTCGTCTCCGGTTCCGGCCCCACCTGCGCCTTCCTGGCCGATTCCGAGGCCCACGCCGAGCAGCTGGCCCTGTCCCTGAGGGCCGCGGGCGTGGCCCGCGACGTCATCACCGCCTACGGTCCCGTCCCCGGTCCGACGGTGGTATAG
- a CDS encoding ABC-F family ATP-binding cassette domain-containing protein codes for MNLVNLESVSHSYGPKPLLSDVSLGIEAGDRVGVVGRNGGGKTTLISVIAGDLKPNGGRVTHSRGLHVGTLSQGDDLDPALSVQDIVLGGRPEHEWAGDAGIREILASLLGDIDLTALAGSLSGGERRRTALAKLLIDEHDLIILDEPTNHLDIEAIDWLARHLSGRKTALLVVTHDRWFLDAVSTRTWEVVDGSVERYEGGYAAYVLAKAERARIAAASEARRQNLMRKEIAWLRRGPPARTSKPKFRIEAAQALIADEPPARESVELVKFAAARLGRTVYDLEDVTLHAGGPGQGPLVLDRSTWQFGPGDRVGLIGVNGSGKSSVLRLLADTVQPDSGRVVRGRTVRLAHLSQELGELDPTRRVLETVEEVRKFIQVGKKEWTASQLLERLGFKGDAQWKVVGDLSGGERRRLQLLRLLMDDPNVLLLDEPTNDLDIETLNELEDLLDGWPGTLILVSHDRYFLERVSDRIVALLGDGKLSMLPGGVDEYLARRASGAALSARAASGAAAPATAAAAAASAPASGLSAKEERELRKDLSRLERQLDRLSDREAKLHASMADAAADYGRLASLDAELKDILAEKDTVEGEWLEVADRLGE; via the coding sequence ATGAATCTGGTCAATCTTGAGTCGGTCTCCCACTCCTACGGTCCCAAGCCGCTGCTCAGCGACGTCTCCCTCGGCATCGAGGCGGGCGACCGCGTCGGGGTGGTCGGCCGCAACGGCGGCGGCAAGACCACGCTCATCTCGGTGATCGCCGGCGATCTCAAGCCCAACGGCGGGCGGGTCACCCACAGCCGGGGCCTGCACGTCGGCACCCTGTCCCAGGGCGACGACCTCGACCCGGCGCTGTCGGTGCAGGACATCGTCCTGGGGGGCAGGCCCGAGCACGAATGGGCCGGTGACGCGGGCATCCGCGAGATCCTGGCCAGCCTGCTCGGCGACATCGACCTCACCGCGCTCGCCGGCAGCCTGTCGGGCGGTGAGCGGCGCCGCACGGCCCTGGCCAAGCTGCTCATCGACGAGCACGATCTGATCATCCTGGACGAGCCCACCAACCACCTCGACATCGAGGCCATCGACTGGCTGGCCAGGCACCTGTCAGGCCGGAAGACCGCGCTGCTGGTCGTCACCCACGACCGGTGGTTCCTGGACGCGGTCTCCACCAGGACCTGGGAGGTCGTCGACGGCTCGGTCGAGCGCTACGAGGGCGGATACGCCGCCTACGTGCTCGCCAAGGCCGAGCGCGCCCGGATCGCCGCCGCCTCCGAGGCCCGCCGCCAGAACCTGATGCGCAAGGAGATCGCCTGGCTCCGCCGGGGCCCGCCCGCGCGCACCTCCAAGCCCAAGTTCCGCATCGAGGCGGCCCAGGCGCTGATCGCCGACGAGCCCCCGGCCCGGGAGAGCGTCGAGCTGGTCAAGTTCGCCGCCGCCCGGCTGGGCCGTACGGTCTACGACCTTGAGGACGTCACCCTGCACGCCGGCGGTCCGGGGCAGGGCCCGCTGGTCCTCGACCGCTCCACCTGGCAGTTCGGCCCGGGTGACCGGGTCGGCCTGATCGGCGTGAACGGCTCCGGCAAGTCCTCGGTGCTGCGTCTGCTGGCCGACACGGTCCAGCCTGACTCCGGCAGGGTCGTGCGGGGCCGTACGGTCCGCCTGGCGCACCTGTCGCAGGAGCTGGGCGAGCTCGACCCCACGCGCCGGGTGCTGGAGACCGTCGAGGAGGTCCGCAAGTTCATCCAGGTCGGCAAGAAGGAGTGGACCGCCTCCCAGCTCCTGGAGCGCCTCGGCTTCAAGGGCGACGCCCAGTGGAAGGTCGTCGGCGACCTGTCCGGCGGCGAGCGGCGCCGGCTCCAGCTGCTGCGCCTGCTGATGGACGACCCCAACGTGCTGCTGCTCGACGAGCCGACCAACGACCTCGACATCGAGACGCTCAACGAGCTGGAGGACCTGCTCGACGGCTGGCCCGGCACGCTGATCCTGGTCAGCCACGACCGTTACTTCCTGGAGCGGGTCTCCGACCGGATCGTCGCCCTGCTCGGCGACGGAAAGCTGTCGATGCTCCCCGGCGGCGTCGACGAATACCTGGCGCGCCGCGCCTCGGGCGCCGCGCTGTCGGCCCGGGCGGCCTCCGGCGCGGCGGCTCCGGCGACGGCTGCGGCCGCGGCCGCGTCGGCGCCCGCGTCCGGCCTGTCCGCCAAGGAGGAGCGCGAGCTCCGCAAGGACCTCTCCCGCCTGGAGCGCCAGCTCGACAGGCTGAGTGACCGTGAGGCCAAGCTGCACGCCTCCATGGCCGACGCCGCCGCCGACTACGGCCGCCTGGCCTCCCTCGACGCCGAGCTCAAGGACATCCTCGCGGAGAAGGACACGGTCGAGGGCGAATGGCTGGAGGTGGCCGACCGCCTCGGTGAATGA
- a CDS encoding MarR family winged helix-turn-helix transcriptional regulator, producing MTLHHADHDADEVDRLVAAWHQERPDLDVEPLQVLSRVSRLARHLDRARRASFAEHDLENWEFDVLTALRRAGEPYELSPGALLRATLVTSGTMTNRIDRLAAAGLVRRRPDPEDRRGVLVSLTDAGRSRVDSAFADLLRRERELLASLGKHEQQALAGLLRTLLVPFDATDTGAH from the coding sequence ATGACCCTGCACCATGCGGACCACGACGCGGACGAGGTCGACCGGCTGGTCGCCGCCTGGCACCAGGAACGGCCCGACCTGGACGTGGAGCCGCTCCAGGTGCTCAGCCGGGTCTCCCGGCTCGCCCGCCACCTTGACCGCGCCCGCCGGGCCTCCTTCGCCGAGCACGACCTGGAGAACTGGGAGTTCGACGTGCTCACGGCCCTGCGCAGGGCCGGCGAGCCGTACGAACTGAGCCCCGGGGCCCTGCTCCGCGCGACCCTGGTCACCTCCGGGACGATGACCAACCGGATCGACCGCCTCGCCGCCGCCGGGCTGGTCCGCAGGCGCCCCGATCCCGAGGACCGGCGCGGGGTCCTGGTCTCCCTGACCGACGCCGGGCGGAGCCGGGTGGACAGCGCCTTCGCCGACCTGCTCCGCCGCGAGCGCGAGCTGCTGGCCAGCCTCGGAAAACATGAACAGCAGGCCCTTGCGGGCCTGCTGCGCACGCTACTCGTCCCTTTTGACGCGACCGACACCGGAGCGCACTGA
- a CDS encoding trans-aconitate 2-methyltransferase, with protein sequence MIYGRYADERARPFFDLVARISAERPGYMVDAGCGSGELTAELARRWPEADVHGFDSSPAMIGEAPAGGRLTFSVGDVTRWRPERPVDVIVSNAVLQWVPEHRELLPRWVGALAPEGWLAFQVPGNFDAPSHALVRELCRTRWRDRLGDLARESPVDGPAGYLDLLAARGCRVDAWETTYLHVLPGENAVLRWIAGTALRPMLDRLDPGEADAFLGDCAALLEEAYPRRPYGTVFPFRRIFVVAQK encoded by the coding sequence GTGATCTACGGTCGCTACGCCGACGAGCGCGCGCGGCCCTTCTTCGACCTCGTCGCAAGGATATCGGCCGAGCGTCCGGGCTACATGGTGGACGCCGGCTGCGGCAGCGGCGAGCTCACCGCCGAGCTGGCCAGACGCTGGCCGGAGGCCGACGTCCATGGCTTCGACTCCTCTCCGGCGATGATCGGCGAGGCCCCGGCCGGCGGCCGGCTGACCTTCTCCGTCGGCGACGTCACGCGATGGCGGCCCGAGCGGCCGGTGGACGTGATCGTCTCCAACGCGGTCCTGCAGTGGGTGCCCGAGCACCGGGAGCTGCTGCCGCGCTGGGTCGGCGCGCTCGCCCCGGAGGGCTGGCTCGCCTTCCAGGTGCCGGGCAACTTCGACGCCCCCAGCCACGCCCTGGTCCGCGAGCTGTGCCGGACGCGATGGCGGGACCGGCTCGGTGACCTGGCCAGGGAGTCGCCGGTCGACGGCCCGGCCGGCTATCTCGACCTGCTCGCCGCGCGGGGCTGCCGGGTGGACGCCTGGGAGACCACCTACCTGCACGTGCTCCCCGGTGAGAACGCCGTGCTCAGGTGGATCGCCGGCACCGCGCTGCGCCCCATGCTCGACCGGCTGGACCCCGGCGAGGCGGACGCCTTCCTCGGCGACTGCGCCGCTCTGCTGGAGGAGGCGTACCCACGCCGGCCGTACGGGACGGTCTTCCCCTTCCGTCGTATCTTCGTGGTGGCCCAGAAATGA
- a CDS encoding CYTH and CHAD domain-containing protein: MAIEIEDKFDVPVDYEIPELADIPGIAEAVGPKSHQLVALYFDTPDLRLATRGITLRRRRGGTDPGWHLKLPQAKGVKQEITHPLTRSIKAVPPELADLVLAYTRGAPLAPIAELVTRRGVTALVNGAGVRLVEIADDRVKGTVFGAEPHTERWREVEAELVEGDEKLLRKTGKRLARAGAVPAGSASKLSRLLNAVTPVPEPPRAETRSGSAGEVVMGYLSAQAGALLAQDPRVRRAEEDAVHQMRVASRRLRSALKSFRTIVEGSEHLQEELKWLGRILGEARDLEVIRARFAGRLDGLDGAMVVGPVRARLSSDLLDAEHEAYDRIRETLGGERYFALLDALDDVVGTPVLGKAARRPAGTLDAVAAKGWRRVTRAYDRAQAVEAPAEHEHAMHDVRKAAKRARYTAEALGMQKLAKQAESVQEVLGAHLDGVVAQGRLAAEAETARLAGEDTFTYGVLTGLERAEAERAFEEFPRIWAETTQAVDKLL, encoded by the coding sequence GTGGCAATCGAGATCGAGGACAAATTCGACGTACCGGTGGACTATGAGATCCCCGAGCTGGCCGACATACCGGGAATCGCGGAAGCCGTCGGACCCAAGTCCCATCAGCTCGTCGCGCTCTACTTCGACACCCCCGACCTGAGGCTCGCCACCCGGGGCATCACCCTGCGGCGGCGCAGGGGCGGGACCGACCCCGGCTGGCACCTCAAACTGCCCCAGGCCAAGGGCGTCAAGCAGGAGATCACCCATCCCCTGACCCGGAGCATCAAGGCCGTCCCCCCGGAGCTGGCGGATCTCGTGCTCGCCTACACCCGGGGTGCCCCCCTCGCCCCGATCGCCGAGCTCGTCACCCGCCGCGGGGTGACCGCGCTGGTCAACGGCGCGGGCGTGCGGCTGGTGGAGATCGCCGACGACCGGGTCAAGGGCACGGTGTTCGGCGCCGAGCCCCACACCGAGCGCTGGCGCGAGGTCGAGGCGGAGCTGGTCGAGGGCGACGAGAAGCTGCTCCGCAAGACCGGCAAGCGGCTGGCCAGAGCCGGGGCCGTCCCCGCGGGCTCCGCCAGCAAGCTCTCCCGCCTGCTCAACGCCGTCACGCCCGTCCCCGAGCCGCCGCGCGCCGAGACCAGGTCGGGGTCGGCCGGCGAGGTCGTCATGGGCTACCTCTCCGCCCAGGCCGGCGCCCTGCTCGCCCAGGACCCCCGGGTACGGCGGGCCGAGGAGGACGCTGTGCACCAGATGCGCGTGGCCAGCCGCAGGCTCCGCAGCGCCCTGAAGTCGTTCAGGACGATCGTCGAAGGGAGCGAGCACCTCCAGGAGGAGCTCAAGTGGCTCGGCCGGATCCTCGGCGAGGCGCGTGACCTGGAGGTCATCCGGGCGCGGTTCGCCGGCAGGCTCGACGGCCTGGACGGCGCCATGGTCGTGGGTCCGGTGCGGGCGCGGCTCAGCTCCGACCTGCTGGACGCCGAGCACGAGGCCTACGACCGGATCAGGGAGACGCTCGGCGGGGAACGCTACTTCGCCCTGCTCGACGCCCTCGACGACGTGGTGGGCACCCCCGTGCTCGGCAAGGCCGCCCGCAGGCCCGCCGGGACCCTGGACGCCGTGGCCGCCAAGGGCTGGCGCCGGGTCACCCGGGCCTACGACAGGGCCCAGGCCGTCGAGGCCCCCGCCGAGCACGAGCACGCCATGCACGACGTGCGCAAGGCGGCCAAGCGGGCCCGCTACACCGCCGAGGCGCTCGGGATGCAGAAGCTCGCCAAGCAGGCGGAGTCCGTACAGGAGGTGCTGGGCGCGCACCTGGACGGCGTCGTCGCACAGGGCCGGCTGGCGGCCGAGGCCGAGACCGCCAGGCTGGCCGGGGAGGACACCTTCACCTACGGCGTGCTGACCGGCCTGGAACGGGCCGAGGCCGAGCGCGCCTTCGAGGAGTTCCCCCGCATCTGGGCCGAGACCACGCAGGCCGTCGACAAGCTCCTGTGA
- a CDS encoding NUDIX hydrolase — protein MTELDVHPTDMIRAAGAVVWRGPESAPEVALVHRPKYDDWTFPKGKLKPGEHVIAGALREVAEETGITALLGRSLPPIHYLKGKRLKRVDYWAARAVSGDRHTAVEEVDEVVWLPVKEARRRLTYEWDAGLLRALTAVPLETTPLVLVRHGLAGSRQDWEGDDDERPLDEAGRMQAEVLADVLSGYHPTELISSPSKRCVQTLEPYAGRSGLEIRRERLLSETHYEPRAALRLVSKALATDRPTALCSHGKVLPELIAGVSDRPGDVQLRKGAFMVLHHTAGRIVGMDRYLT, from the coding sequence ATGACTGAGCTGGACGTCCATCCGACAGACATGATCCGCGCCGCCGGGGCGGTGGTCTGGCGGGGCCCGGAGTCCGCACCCGAGGTCGCGCTCGTCCACCGGCCGAAGTACGACGACTGGACGTTCCCGAAGGGGAAGCTGAAGCCCGGCGAGCACGTCATCGCCGGGGCGCTGCGCGAGGTGGCCGAGGAGACGGGGATCACCGCCCTGCTCGGCCGGTCGCTGCCGCCCATCCACTACCTGAAGGGCAAGCGGCTCAAGCGCGTCGACTACTGGGCGGCCCGGGCCGTCTCCGGGGACCGCCACACCGCGGTGGAGGAGGTCGACGAGGTGGTCTGGCTGCCGGTGAAGGAGGCCAGGCGGCGGCTGACCTACGAGTGGGACGCCGGGCTGCTCCGCGCGCTCACCGCGGTGCCGCTGGAGACCACGCCGCTCGTCCTGGTCCGGCACGGCCTGGCCGGGTCACGCCAGGACTGGGAGGGCGACGACGACGAGCGGCCGCTCGACGAGGCCGGCAGGATGCAGGCCGAGGTGCTCGCGGACGTGCTGTCCGGCTACCACCCCACCGAGCTGATCAGCTCCCCCAGCAAACGGTGCGTGCAGACCCTGGAACCGTACGCCGGGCGGAGCGGCCTGGAGATCCGCCGCGAGCGCCTGCTGTCGGAGACCCACTACGAGCCCCGCGCCGCCCTGCGCCTGGTCTCCAAGGCCCTGGCCACTGACCGGCCCACGGCGCTGTGCAGCCACGGCAAGGTGCTGCCCGAACTGATCGCCGGGGTCAGTGACCGGCCGGGAGACGTGCAGTTGCGCAAGGGCGCGTTCATGGTGCTGCACCACACCGCCGGCCGGATCGTCGGCATGGACCGCTACCTCACCTAG
- a CDS encoding RNA degradosome polyphosphate kinase, which yields MSAEPAHPVTEGLPLPQERFLNREESWLQFNQRVLELAEDPSLPLLERVRFLAIFASNLDEFFRVRVAGLKRRMATGLLLRTKSGLKPREELARIAAIADDLAQRHSACFHERLCPQLATEGIEITRWEDLGRDERTEMRKLFRERIRPVLTPLAVDPAHPFPYISGLSLNLAVTVRNPATGHTVFARVKVPSQLPRFVAASKDRFVPLEEVIAAHLGQLFKGMEVVEHHVFRVTRNEDLDVDEDVTENLMQALERELLKRRFGPPVRLEVEDTITPEVLDLLVDELGVAEHEIYRLPGPLDLTGLHAIADLDRGELGFRPFVPAEVVHVEDDIFAVLRERDVLLHHPYDSFSTSVQRFIEQAAADPSVLAIKQTLYRTSGDSPIVDALIDAAEGGKQVVVVVEIKARFDEHANISWARKLERAGCHVVYGVVGLKTHCKLALVVRQEPSGELRSYCHIGTGNYNPKTARVYEDLGLLTADPLVGEDVTDLFIHLTGYSNHSAYRRLLVAPHSMRGGLLARIERETAHQRAGRPAGIRMKTNSLVDEPIIDALYHASQAGVPVDLWVRGVCTLRPGVPGLSENIRVRSVLGRFLEHSRIYEFGRGRRPEIWIGSADLMRRNLDRRVEALVKVTSQQQRVYLSDLLDRAMSEETSTWWLNSDGTWSRRGGEDLQTHLIGTRRWRTIDD from the coding sequence ATGTCCGCCGAACCCGCGCACCCCGTCACCGAAGGACTGCCCCTTCCACAAGAACGCTTCCTCAACCGCGAGGAGAGCTGGTTGCAGTTCAATCAGCGGGTTCTCGAACTGGCGGAGGATCCGTCCCTGCCGCTGTTGGAGAGGGTCAGGTTCCTGGCGATATTCGCCAGCAACCTGGACGAGTTCTTCCGGGTGCGGGTGGCTGGCCTCAAACGGCGGATGGCCACCGGCCTGCTGCTGCGGACCAAGAGCGGGCTGAAGCCCCGCGAGGAGCTGGCCAGGATCGCCGCCATAGCCGACGACCTCGCGCAGCGGCACTCGGCCTGTTTCCACGAGCGGCTCTGCCCGCAGCTGGCCACCGAGGGCATCGAGATCACCCGCTGGGAGGACCTCGGCCGGGACGAGCGCACCGAGATGCGCAAGCTGTTCCGGGAGCGGATCCGGCCGGTGCTGACGCCGCTGGCCGTCGACCCCGCCCACCCTTTCCCCTACATCTCCGGCCTGTCGCTCAACCTGGCCGTGACGGTACGCAACCCCGCGACCGGTCACACCGTGTTCGCCCGGGTGAAGGTGCCCAGCCAGCTCCCCCGGTTCGTGGCGGCCTCCAAGGACCGCTTCGTCCCGCTCGAAGAGGTGATCGCCGCCCATCTCGGCCAGCTCTTCAAGGGCATGGAGGTCGTCGAGCACCATGTCTTCCGGGTGACCCGCAACGAGGACCTGGACGTGGACGAGGACGTCACCGAGAACCTCATGCAGGCGCTGGAGCGGGAGCTGCTCAAACGCCGCTTCGGCCCGCCGGTCCGGCTGGAGGTCGAGGACACCATCACTCCCGAGGTGCTCGACCTGCTGGTGGACGAGCTGGGGGTGGCCGAGCACGAGATCTACCGGCTGCCCGGCCCGCTGGACCTGACCGGGCTGCACGCGATCGCCGACCTGGACCGGGGCGAGCTGGGCTTCCGTCCCTTCGTGCCCGCTGAGGTCGTCCACGTCGAGGACGACATCTTCGCGGTGCTCCGCGAGCGGGACGTGCTGCTGCACCACCCCTACGACTCCTTCTCCACGAGCGTGCAGCGCTTCATCGAGCAGGCGGCGGCCGACCCGAGCGTGCTGGCCATCAAGCAGACGCTCTACCGGACCAGCGGTGACTCGCCGATCGTGGACGCGCTGATCGACGCGGCCGAGGGCGGCAAGCAGGTCGTCGTGGTGGTGGAGATCAAGGCGCGGTTCGACGAGCACGCCAACATCAGCTGGGCGCGCAAGCTGGAGCGGGCCGGCTGTCACGTGGTCTACGGGGTGGTGGGGCTGAAGACCCACTGCAAGCTGGCCCTCGTCGTACGGCAGGAGCCCTCCGGCGAGCTGCGCAGCTACTGCCACATCGGCACCGGCAACTACAACCCCAAGACCGCCCGGGTCTACGAGGACCTGGGGCTGCTCACCGCCGACCCGCTCGTCGGCGAGGACGTCACCGACCTGTTCATCCATCTGACCGGATACTCCAACCACTCGGCCTACCGGCGGCTGCTGGTCGCCCCGCACTCGATGCGCGGCGGGCTGCTGGCCAGGATCGAGCGGGAGACCGCCCACCAGCGGGCGGGACGGCCGGCCGGCATCAGGATGAAGACGAACTCCCTGGTGGACGAGCCGATCATCGACGCGCTCTACCACGCCTCCCAGGCCGGCGTCCCGGTCGACCTGTGGGTGCGCGGGGTGTGCACGCTGCGGCCGGGCGTCCCGGGGCTGTCGGAGAACATCCGGGTCAGGAGCGTGCTGGGCCGCTTCCTCGAACATTCACGGATCTACGAGTTCGGACGCGGGCGCAGGCCGGAGATCTGGATCGGCAGCGCGGACCTGATGCGCCGCAACCTGGACCGCCGGGTGGAGGCGCTGGTCAAGGTCACCAGCCAGCAGCAGCGGGTCTATCTCAGCGACCTCCTCGACCGGGCGATGTCGGAGGAGACCTCCACCTGGTGGCTCAACTCGGACGGGACGTGGTCCCGGCGCGGCGGCGAGGACCTGCAGACCCATCTGATCGGCACGCGGAGGTGGAGGACGATTGATGACTGA
- a CDS encoding TetR/AcrR family transcriptional regulator, with protein MSEPRRRMSGKERREQLIQISRTLFAEKGFDGTSVEEIAATANVSKPVVYEHFGGKEGVYAVVVDREMQKLLALVTEALSASHALIKLERAALALLAYVEENSEGFRILVRDSHAASGTGTFASLINDIASQVEDVMADEFKGRGYAPELAPMYAQMLVGMVALTGQWWLDVRKPPREEVAAHLVNLAWNGLVGLDPRPRLTGSSRGPEQRRAPLPPRPTDKELREMSRARERELKEQEKIREREQREAEKLARDQEKARLREQRDLEKARERELKEQERLLREQEKVRERELKEQEKIRVREAKAADRDAVRQARLAERTGEGQDKLESSE; from the coding sequence GTGAGCGAACCCCGACGACGCATGTCAGGTAAGGAACGCCGGGAGCAGCTGATCCAGATCAGCAGGACCCTGTTCGCGGAGAAGGGGTTCGACGGCACGTCGGTCGAGGAGATCGCCGCGACCGCGAACGTCTCGAAGCCGGTGGTCTACGAGCATTTCGGCGGCAAGGAGGGCGTCTACGCGGTCGTCGTCGACCGGGAGATGCAGAAGCTGCTGGCCCTGGTGACGGAAGCGCTGTCGGCCTCGCACGCGCTGATCAAACTGGAGCGGGCCGCCCTGGCGCTGCTGGCCTACGTGGAGGAGAACAGCGAGGGCTTCCGGATCCTGGTCCGCGACTCGCACGCCGCCTCCGGGACGGGCACGTTCGCCAGCCTGATCAACGACATCGCCAGCCAGGTCGAGGACGTGATGGCCGACGAGTTCAAGGGGCGGGGCTACGCCCCGGAGCTGGCGCCGATGTACGCGCAGATGCTGGTGGGCATGGTGGCGCTGACCGGGCAGTGGTGGCTGGACGTGCGCAAGCCCCCTCGCGAGGAGGTCGCCGCGCACCTGGTCAACCTGGCCTGGAACGGTCTCGTCGGGCTCGATCCGCGTCCCCGCCTGACCGGCTCCTCCCGTGGCCCGGAGCAGCGGCGGGCGCCGCTGCCGCCGCGGCCGACCGACAAGGAACTGCGGGAGATGAGCAGGGCCCGCGAACGCGAGCTCAAGGAGCAGGAGAAGATCCGCGAACGCGAGCAGCGCGAGGCGGAGAAACTGGCCCGGGATCAGGAGAAGGCGCGGCTGCGGGAGCAGCGTGACCTGGAGAAGGCCCGCGAACGCGAGCTCAAGGAGCAGGAGCGGCTGCTCAGGGAGCAGGAGAAGGTCCGCGAGCGCGAGCTCAAGGAGCAGGAGAAGATCCGGGTCCGGGAGGCGAAGGCCGCCGACCGGGACGCCGTCCGGCAGGCCAGACTCGCCGAGCGCACAGGCGAGGGACAAGACAAACTTGAATCAAGCGAGTAA
- a CDS encoding acyl-CoA desaturase encodes MTVIADRPAPGPKPDADPEPKTRPEIITFGVVVAAPLIALIAAVPFAWGWGMGWSDVVIAGVLYVITGLGVTVGLHRHFTHGSFKAKRPLKIALGIAGSLSLEMSVLDWVATHRKHHKFSDKEGDPHSPWRFGTGFRAVSKGLLWAHMGWLFETDRANREKYAPDLVKDPDIVKLHKFFPVMAITSLVLPALLGGLLTWSWWGMVTGFFWGTLVRIGLLHHVTWSINSICHVFGEEVFESRDKSRNVWWLAIPSFGESWHNLHHSDPTCARHGALKGQIDLSAGVIRWFEKAGWAYDVRWPTPERLAAKRIAA; translated from the coding sequence ATGACCGTCATCGCAGATCGCCCTGCTCCGGGCCCCAAACCAGACGCCGACCCCGAGCCGAAGACCAGGCCCGAGATCATCACCTTCGGGGTGGTCGTGGCCGCGCCGCTGATCGCTCTGATCGCCGCCGTCCCGTTCGCGTGGGGCTGGGGCATGGGCTGGAGCGACGTCGTGATCGCCGGCGTCCTCTACGTGATCACCGGGCTGGGCGTGACCGTCGGCCTGCACCGCCACTTCACCCACGGCTCGTTCAAGGCCAAGCGGCCGTTGAAGATCGCGCTGGGCATCGCGGGCAGCCTCTCCCTGGAGATGTCGGTGCTCGACTGGGTGGCCACCCACCGCAAGCACCACAAGTTCTCCGACAAGGAGGGCGACCCGCACTCGCCGTGGCGGTTCGGGACCGGCTTCCGGGCCGTGTCCAAGGGACTGCTCTGGGCGCACATGGGCTGGCTGTTCGAGACCGACCGCGCCAACCGGGAGAAGTACGCCCCGGACCTGGTCAAGGACCCCGACATCGTCAAGCTGCACAAGTTCTTCCCGGTGATGGCGATCACCTCGCTGGTGCTCCCCGCCCTCCTCGGCGGCCTGCTGACCTGGTCCTGGTGGGGCATGGTGACCGGCTTCTTCTGGGGCACGCTGGTCCGGATCGGGCTGCTGCACCACGTGACCTGGTCGATCAACTCCATCTGCCACGTCTTCGGCGAGGAGGTCTTCGAGTCGCGTGACAAGTCGCGCAACGTCTGGTGGCTGGCCATCCCCTCGTTCGGCGAGTCCTGGCACAACCTGCACCACTCCGACCCGACCTGCGCCCGGCACGGCGCGCTCAAGGGCCAGATCGACCTCAGCGCGGGTGTGATCCGCTGGTTCGAGAAGGCCGGCTGGGCCTATGACGTCCGCTGGCCGACCCCCGAGCGGCTGGCGGCGAAGCGCATTGCCGCCTGA